A region of the Gemmobacter fulvus genome:
GCGATCATCTGGTTTTCATCGACATTGATCTTGACCATGCGCACCCGGCCCTTGGCCGCCGTTACAGCCGCCTCCAGCGCGGGGCCAAGCGTCTTGCAGGGGCCGCACCACGGCGCCCAGAAATCGACGATCACCGGCACCTCGCGGCTCGCCTCGATCACGTCGGCCATGAATGTGGCTTCGGTCGTGTCCTTGATCAGCGCGGCCTGCGGGGGGGCGGCAAGGGTTCCATCCGTTCCGAACATCGCTTTATCCTTGGTCAATGACAGGTCATCTTTGCCCTTATATGGTCGCATCGGCGCAAAAGGCCAAGAGGGCTTTGCATTGCGCCAGAGGCGGCATAGCCTGCCCGAAACCCGGATCCTGAACCCCAGAGATTGACATGCCCGTCCTGCTGACATTCGGTGATAGCAACACCCACGGAACCCCGCCGATGGCAGACCGGCTGACCTATGCGCGCTTTGACACGGCGACCCGCTGGCCGCGTGTGGCACAGGCCGCACTTGGCCCGGAGTGGGAGCTGGTGGAAGAGGGCCTGCCGGGCCGCACCGCGCAGTTTGATGACCCGGTGATGGATGGCATGATGAACGGCCACCCGGCGCTGCGGCAGGCGCTGCAAAGCCATGGGCCGATTGATGTGCTGACCCTCATGCTGGGCACCAATGACGTCAAGACCCGCTTCGGTGCTGGACCCGAGGTGGTGATGGCCGGCATGGCAGCGCTGCTGGATCTGGCCACTGGGATCGAATTGCAGACCCGGCATGGCGGTTTCAAGGTGCTGCTGATCTGCCCGCCGCCGGTTCAGGAGGTCGGGGTTCTGGCGGTGGATTTCTGGGGCGCTGCCGCCAAATCCCGCGCACTGCCGCCGCTCTATGCCGCCCTTGCCGCCTCGCGCGGGGTCGGGTTTCTGGATGCGGGCACGGTGATTGAGACCAGCACGCTGGATGGCGTGCATTTCGACGCCGGGGCACATGGCAAGTTGGGCCGCGCCGTGGCCGGGGCCATCGCCGCACTATAACAACCTGCCCGCGTCAGCTTGCCATGCGCGGATCCAGCACAAAGGGCGTCTGCGTGATCACACGCACGTGAGACATCGCCGGGTGCAGTGGATTGAGCAGCAGATTCCGCTCCAACGACACCACCGCACTGGGCACCCAGAGGGCAAGCTGCGCCCGCGCCGCCAGAAAGGCATCGCCAAGGCTGCGCGGATCGCCTTTTGCCACCGTGTCAAACTGGCCCGGCACCTCCAGCGCCACCGCAACAAGCGGCGGCAGCGCATCGGGTCGGCGCATGGCGGGCGGCAGATGCACGAACACCTCCAGCACCGCCAAAGCCAGCGACGAGGCGCAATAGACCATCGGCTGTCCGGGGCTGTTCCAGCGCCCGCCCCAAAGCCGCGCGCCTTCGCCATCCAGACCCGGCGCATGGGCCGGGCTGGTCAGCCGCCAGACCTGCGCCGCATCGCTCACCCGAAGACGCCATGTTCCAGACGGCCCAATGCCGCCTCGACCTCGCGCCCGCCCAGATCGGTGCGGGCCATGCGGATCGGCACATCGCCAAGGGCGGGATTGGCGCTGCGCAGCCATTCATCGGCCAGTGCCTCATCCGCGAAGACCCGCTGCGCCATCGCCAGCACACGCAGCAGCCGCGCCAGCCCGTCTGCCTCGTCCTCGCGCAGCATTTCGCCTGCGGCAATTCGGCGGTCAAGCGTGCGGTCGGCAATGATCATGCGGATGTCTTCGCGCCGCAGCCCGCGCCCCTCCACCTCGCGCACAAGGCTGGACGGCACCCCCCGAGCCACATCGGCATAGCTGAGAGCGAGACGATTGACTTTGCGCTGTGCAGACCGGGCCATGGGAACCTCCGCCATTTGCCGTATCATAGCACGGCATCTGGCGAAAATCACGCGGCTTTCAAGGGGCGTTGCGCCCGAAACTCACAGATCGAAGCTGGCGAAGACCGGCACGTGGTCCGAGGGCTGTTCCCACCCCCGGCACGGCCGAAGAATACGCGAGCCATGCGCCGCCCCGGCAATATCCGGCGTGGCCCAGATGTGATCCAGACGGCGGCCCTTGTCAGCCGCATCCCAGTCCGCCGCGCGGTAGGACCACCAGCTATACAACAAACCGCTCGGGATATCCTGCCGGGTCACATCCACCCAGGATCCGGCCTCCATCGCCGCATGCAGATGGTCCACCTCGATCGGGGTGTGGCTGACGATCTTCAACAGTTGCTTGTGGTTCCAGACATCATCCTCGCGCGGCGCGATGTTCAGATCGCCGACAAGGATCGCGCGGTCTGGCCGTTCCCACCGGAACCAGTCGCGCATCTCGGTCAGGAAATCGAGCTTCTGGCCGAATTTCACATTCTGTTCGCGGTCGGGAATATCGCCGCCTGCGGGCACATAGAAATTGTGGATGGTCACGCCGTTTTCCAGCCGCGCCGCCACATGGCGCGCATGGCCCAGATTGGCAAAATCTTTGTCGCCCACATCCATGACCGGCAGTTTCGACAGGATGGCCACGCCATTATAGCCCTTCTGGCCACGCGCCACGATATAGCGGTAGCCAAGGCTGTGGAACAGATCGAGCGGGAACTTGTCGACCGGGGTCTTGATCTCTTGCAGGCACAGGATGTCCGGCGCTTCTTCCGTCAACAACCGCGCCACCAAGGCCTCGCGCAGACGGACAGAGTTGATATTCCAGGTGGCAAGGGTGAATGACATGGGTGCTGGCTCCTCTGATCGCCCCATGTCTAGGGGGCACAGCACGCCCCGTAAAGCAAAACGCGCCGCACATCGGTGCGGCGCGGCGATCCGGCAAGAAACGGGTGTCACTGGATGGTGTAGGATCCGGTGTCGCAAAGATTGGCGCTGTCTTCCAGCGTATCGCCATCCGAAAACACCATGCGCAGATCGTAGTCGCAGCTTTCCGATCCGGCAATCGTCACCTGACCACTGGTGCCGCCCGCCAAGGCGCCGCCACCAAGGATATTCTCTTCCCAGCTGTCCACGCCCACGGGCGAGGCGTAAAACTCGGTCAATTCCGCGCCGGACATATTCGACAGCGTGAAAGACAGATCAGCCGCCAAGGCCGGACCAGCAAACCCCACCAGCGCCACAGCCGTCAGAACCTTTTGGAAACCCATAGCCAGTCCTCGCGTCTTCAAACCCGGCACCCTTTGCGCCTTATCCGAATGTAGGCACAGGTTTTCACGATTCCAACGGGGAGAACGCAGGCAATCGCATCATTTTATGCAATGCGCCGACTGGAGACGGCAAAACCACGGCAGGGCGCAAAGAAAAGCCGGGCAATCGCCCGGCTCAGGTCCAACAGGGAGATGGAGCCTTGCACCGCAAAGCTCACCCTTTGGTTGTATCACGGAAATGCGACAAAAACCATACAATAAAAAAAGGCCGGGCACGAAGCCCGGCCAAGTCCAACAGGGAGGATGCCGCGTCATAACCCCGGCGCGGCGAGGGGAACCTGTGCGGTCGAACCCGCTGAGATCAGATATAGGTTACGAAACAGGCCGCAATAAGGCCCCATGCGACATATTTATGCGCATTTACGCAACCAGCCGATACCCGCCGCTTTCCGTCACCAACAGCCGCGCATTGGAGGGATCGGGCTCGATCTTCTGGCGCAAGCGGTAGATATGCGTCTCCAGCGTATGGGTGGTGACACCGGCATTATAGCCCCAGACCTCATGCAAAAGCACATCCCGCGCCACAACCCCTTGTTGTGCCCGATAAAGATACTTCAGGATGTTGGTCTCTTTTTCCGTCAGCCGGATCTTCTTTTCCTTTTCGTCCAGCAACATTTTCTGCGCCGGTTTGAAGGTATAGGGGCCAAGCTGGAAGATCGCGTCTTCCGATTGTTCGTGCTGGCGCAGCTGCGCGCGGATCCGCGCCAACAGCACCGGGAACTTGAACGGCTTGGTCACATAGTCATTCGCACCTGCATCCAGCCCAAGAATGGTGTCCGCATCCGAATCATGCCCGGTCAGCATCAGCACCGGGCATTTCACCCCGGCCTTGCGCATCCGGCGGCACAGTTCGCGGCCATCAGTATCCGGCAGGCCGACATCGAGGATGACCAGATCATAGGCCGAAGCCTTGGCCTTCTCCATGCCTTCCAGCCCGGTCGAGGCTTCGAACACATCGAAGTCTTCCGTCATCACCAACTGCTCACTCAGCGCTTCGCGCAGGTCGTCGTCATCGTCGACGAGCAGGATTTTCCGCAGCGTTGCCATGGGGTAGCTCCTTGCTTTCTTCACAGACAGATGCGCCCGGCTCACTGTTTCGGCAAGATTTGCAACGAAACTCTCACGCGCTCGTGTCGACAGCACGGCAAATGTTTCACTTTCCCCGCTGCTTCGTTACACAAGGGCGCGAAAGGATGCCCCATGCCGCTCAGCCCCAGCATCATCGAACGCCTTGCCCGCGCCCGTGGCGATCTGCGCATGGGGGTGCCGGTTGTGCTGACATCCGGCAGCGCCGCCGCCCTTGCCGTCGCGGTCGAGGCGCTGACCCCCGTCCGGCTGGCTGATCTGCGGCGGCTGGGCACGCCCGAACTGGCGCTGACGGCACGGCGGGCGGAAACGCTAAAAGCGCGGCCCTATGACGGCGATCTGGCCCGGCTTGCCCTGCCCGAAGAAGCGGGGCTGGAGTGGTTATGCGCCATGGCCGATCCGGCGGATGATCTGCGGGTGCCGATGAAGGGGCCGTTTCTGTGCCTGCGCGGCGGCAATCCGGCGCTGCACCGCGCCGCGATCCATCTGGCGAAAGCCGCGCATCTGCTGCCTGCCGCCCTGCTGGTGGCCGTGCCCGACGGCGCGGAAACGGCGGCCCTAATGAACCTGACGCTGATTGATCTGACCGAAGCGGCACCCGAGCTGGAACGCGCCTCGCCGCTCTCCGAAGTCGTCTCGGCCCGGTTGCCGATGGTGGCCAGCACGGCGGGCCGGGTGCATATCTTCCGCCCCGAAGATGGCGGCGAAGAGCATTACGCCATCGAAATCGGCCAGCCCGACCGCAAGGCCCCGGTTCTGGCCCGGCTGCATTCGGCCTGTTTCACCGGCGATGTGCTGGGCAGCCTCAAATGCGACTGCGGCCCGCAACTGCGCGCTGCCCTGGCCCAGATGGGGGCAGAGGGGGCGGGCGTTCTGCTCTATCTCAATCAGGAAGGCCGCGGCATCGGCCTAGCCAACAAGATGCGCGCCTATTCGCTTCAGGATCAGGGTTTTGATACGGTCGAGGCCAATCACCGGCTGGGATTCGAGGATGACGAACGCGATTTCCGCATCGGCGCAGGCATCCTGCGCACCATGGGCTTTGGCGCGGTGCGCCTGCTGACCAACAACCCGCGCAAGATTGCGATGATGCAGGGGCATGGCATCAACGTGACCGAACGGGTGCCGTTGCGCGTGGGCCAGACCGATCAGAATGCCGCCTATCTTGCCACCAAGGCCGCAAAATCGGGGCATCTGCTGTGACGCCGCTTGATCTTGTAGTGACGCCGCGCGGCACACGCTTTCTGGGGCGCTATTTCCCCTGCACCATCGGGCGGGGCGGCATTGTTCCCGCAGCCGCAAAACGCGAAGGCGATGGCGCCACGCCTGCGGGCGTGCATCGCATCGTGGGGATGCTGTATCGGCCCGACCGTCTGGCCCATCTGCCCGATTGGGCGCTGCCGATCGGCCCCTCGGATCTGTGGTCGGATGACAGCGCCGATCCCGACTACAATCTGATGGCGCGCGCGCCGCATCGCTTTTCCCACGAAAAGCTGCGCCGCGCCGACCCGCTCTATGATCTGGTGCTGATCACCGACTGGAACTGGCCCCATGCCGAACCGGGCCGGGGGTCGGCGATTTTCCTGCACGCCTGGCGCAGGCCCGGGTATCCAACGGCAGGCTGCGTGGCCTTTGCGCCGCAGAACCTGCGCTGGATCGCGCAACGCATCCGGCCCCAGACCCGGCTCATCGTCAAGGCCTGACGATTTTCACGGCCCTGGCTTCCCAAAGCG
Encoded here:
- a CDS encoding SGNH/GDSL hydrolase family protein, with the protein product MPVLLTFGDSNTHGTPPMADRLTYARFDTATRWPRVAQAALGPEWELVEEGLPGRTAQFDDPVMDGMMNGHPALRQALQSHGPIDVLTLMLGTNDVKTRFGAGPEVVMAGMAALLDLATGIELQTRHGGFKVLLICPPPVQEVGVLAVDFWGAAAKSRALPPLYAALAASRGVGFLDAGTVIETSTLDGVHFDAGAHGKLGRAVAGAIAAL
- a CDS encoding RES family NAD+ phosphorylase, with translation MSDAAQVWRLTSPAHAPGLDGEGARLWGGRWNSPGQPMVYCASSLALAVLEVFVHLPPAMRRPDALPPLVAVALEVPGQFDTVAKGDPRSLGDAFLAARAQLALWVPSAVVSLERNLLLNPLHPAMSHVRVITQTPFVLDPRMAS
- a CDS encoding antitoxin Xre/MbcA/ParS toxin-binding domain-containing protein; amino-acid sequence: MARSAQRKVNRLALSYADVARGVPSSLVREVEGRGLRREDIRMIIADRTLDRRIAAGEMLREDEADGLARLLRVLAMAQRVFADEALADEWLRSANPALGDVPIRMARTDLGGREVEAALGRLEHGVFG
- a CDS encoding exodeoxyribonuclease III, which produces MSFTLATWNINSVRLREALVARLLTEEAPDILCLQEIKTPVDKFPLDLFHSLGYRYIVARGQKGYNGVAILSKLPVMDVGDKDFANLGHARHVAARLENGVTIHNFYVPAGGDIPDREQNVKFGQKLDFLTEMRDWFRWERPDRAILVGDLNIAPREDDVWNHKQLLKIVSHTPIEVDHLHAAMEAGSWVDVTRQDIPSGLLYSWWSYRAADWDAADKGRRLDHIWATPDIAGAAHGSRILRPCRGWEQPSDHVPVFASFDL
- a CDS encoding response regulator transcription factor, whose product is MATLRKILLVDDDDDLREALSEQLVMTEDFDVFEASTGLEGMEKAKASAYDLVILDVGLPDTDGRELCRRMRKAGVKCPVLMLTGHDSDADTILGLDAGANDYVTKPFKFPVLLARIRAQLRQHEQSEDAIFQLGPYTFKPAQKMLLDEKEKKIRLTEKETNILKYLYRAQQGVVARDVLLHEVWGYNAGVTTHTLETHIYRLRQKIEPDPSNARLLVTESGGYRLVA
- the ribA gene encoding GTP cyclohydrolase II; the encoded protein is MPLSPSIIERLARARGDLRMGVPVVLTSGSAAALAVAVEALTPVRLADLRRLGTPELALTARRAETLKARPYDGDLARLALPEEAGLEWLCAMADPADDLRVPMKGPFLCLRGGNPALHRAAIHLAKAAHLLPAALLVAVPDGAETAALMNLTLIDLTEAAPELERASPLSEVVSARLPMVASTAGRVHIFRPEDGGEEHYAIEIGQPDRKAPVLARLHSACFTGDVLGSLKCDCGPQLRAALAQMGAEGAGVLLYLNQEGRGIGLANKMRAYSLQDQGFDTVEANHRLGFEDDERDFRIGAGILRTMGFGAVRLLTNNPRKIAMMQGHGINVTERVPLRVGQTDQNAAYLATKAAKSGHLL
- a CDS encoding L,D-transpeptidase family protein, yielding MTPLDLVVTPRGTRFLGRYFPCTIGRGGIVPAAAKREGDGATPAGVHRIVGMLYRPDRLAHLPDWALPIGPSDLWSDDSADPDYNLMARAPHRFSHEKLRRADPLYDLVLITDWNWPHAEPGRGSAIFLHAWRRPGYPTAGCVAFAPQNLRWIAQRIRPQTRLIVKA